A single window of Streptomyces sp. NBC_00464 DNA harbors:
- a CDS encoding BCCT family transporter, producing the protein MSQDDQRTGGRGDLSVTADLPGDPTQGRRPTTDRVVFGVAAVLTLAFVVWGATATDSLEDVSDTLLNGLLHNGGWAFMLAATGFVVFALWLAISRYGKITLGQEGEEPEFRTVSWVAMMFSAGMGIGLMFYGVSEPLAHFTDPPPGTHPADAAEAMQTAMATTLFHWTLHPWAIYAVVGLAIAYSTFRRRRRQTISAVFEPLIGARHAHGGFGRFIDILAIFATLFGSAASLGLGALQIGSGFQELDWQEKTGTGLLVLIIAVLTVAFVASAVSGVEKGIQWLSNINMVLALILAVFVFIAGPTIIVLDLLPTSLGAYLGDLPQLIGRTEATGEGKVATWLGSWTVFYWAWWISWTPFVGMFIARISRGRTIRQFIGGVILVPSTVSLVWFAIFGGTAIKLQEAGRLSGADTPEAQLFGVLAEFPIATVMSVLVMVLVGIFFVSGADAASIVMGTLSQKGILEPAKWVVIFWGVVTGAVAAIMLLIGNGKGNALEGLQNLTILVAAPFTIVMVGMCVALMRDLREDPLIVRREFGVEAVESAVIEGHAKYDGDFEIRIGPGGSQVTTERHDKPGGSTPAGG; encoded by the coding sequence GTGTCGCAGGACGATCAGAGAACGGGCGGCCGGGGGGATCTGTCGGTGACGGCGGATCTGCCCGGAGACCCGACCCAGGGCCGGCGCCCCACGACCGACCGGGTGGTGTTCGGAGTCGCCGCGGTCCTCACCCTCGCCTTCGTGGTCTGGGGGGCAACCGCCACCGACTCGCTGGAGGACGTGTCCGACACGCTGCTCAACGGCCTCCTCCACAACGGTGGTTGGGCCTTCATGCTGGCCGCCACCGGTTTCGTGGTCTTCGCCCTGTGGCTCGCCATCAGCCGGTACGGAAAGATCACCCTGGGCCAGGAGGGTGAAGAGCCGGAATTCAGGACCGTGTCCTGGGTCGCGATGATGTTCAGCGCCGGCATGGGCATCGGCCTGATGTTCTACGGGGTCAGCGAGCCGCTGGCGCACTTCACCGACCCACCGCCCGGCACCCACCCCGCCGACGCTGCCGAGGCGATGCAGACGGCGATGGCCACCACCCTCTTCCACTGGACGCTCCACCCCTGGGCGATCTATGCGGTGGTCGGGCTGGCCATCGCATACAGCACCTTCCGGCGCCGCAGGCGGCAGACCATCAGCGCGGTCTTCGAACCGCTCATCGGCGCACGCCATGCGCACGGTGGTTTCGGCCGCTTCATCGACATCCTCGCCATCTTCGCAACGCTCTTCGGATCGGCGGCCTCGCTGGGCCTGGGCGCCCTCCAGATCGGCAGCGGATTCCAGGAGCTGGACTGGCAGGAGAAGACGGGCACCGGGCTGCTGGTCCTGATCATCGCCGTGCTGACCGTCGCCTTCGTCGCCTCGGCGGTCTCCGGCGTGGAGAAGGGCATTCAGTGGCTGTCGAACATCAACATGGTGCTCGCCCTGATTCTCGCCGTCTTCGTGTTCATCGCGGGCCCCACGATCATCGTGCTGGATCTGCTGCCCACCTCGCTCGGCGCCTACCTCGGTGATCTGCCGCAGCTCATCGGACGTACCGAGGCGACCGGCGAGGGCAAGGTGGCCACGTGGCTGGGGAGCTGGACCGTCTTCTACTGGGCCTGGTGGATCTCCTGGACGCCCTTCGTGGGCATGTTCATCGCCCGGATCAGCCGGGGCCGGACGATCCGCCAGTTCATCGGCGGAGTCATCCTGGTGCCGAGCACCGTCAGCCTCGTCTGGTTCGCGATCTTCGGCGGAACCGCGATCAAGCTCCAGGAGGCCGGCAGGCTGAGCGGCGCGGACACCCCCGAGGCCCAGCTCTTCGGCGTACTGGCGGAGTTCCCGATCGCCACCGTGATGAGTGTGCTGGTGATGGTTCTGGTGGGCATCTTCTTCGTCTCGGGCGCGGACGCCGCCTCCATCGTGATGGGCACCCTCTCCCAGAAGGGCATTCTCGAACCGGCCAAGTGGGTCGTCATCTTCTGGGGCGTCGTCACCGGCGCCGTGGCGGCGATCATGCTGCTCATCGGGAACGGCAAGGGCAATGCGCTGGAGGGTCTGCAGAACCTGACCATTCTGGTGGCGGCGCCCTTCACCATCGTGATGGTCGGCATGTGCGTGGCCCTGATGCGGGACCTGCGCGAGGACCCGCTGATCGTGCGCCGCGAGTTCGGCGTGGAAGCCGTCGAGTCCGCGGTGATCGAGGGGCACGCCAAGTACGACGGCGATTTCGAGATCCGGATCGGCCCCGGAGGCAGTCAGGTCACCACCGAGCGCCACGACAAGCCCGGCGGCTCGACGCCCGCGGGAGGCTGA
- a CDS encoding ABC-F family ATP-binding cassette domain-containing protein produces the protein MTATLVAKDLAAGHGDRTLFAELDLVVAPGDVIGLVGVNGAGKSSLLRLLAGLDQPEEGELRLSPPTATVGHLPQEPERRPDETVREFLARRTGVADAQAAMDTATQALVDGAPGSDDAYSESLERWLALGGADLDERAEEVAADLGLTVGLDLPMTALSGGQAARAGLASLLLSRYDVFLLDEPTNDLDLDGLERLERYVSGLRAGTVVISHDREFLMRTVTKVLELDLAQQQINLYGGGYAAYLEERERARRHAREEFEEYADKRSALEGRALMQRSWMDKGVRNARRKASDSDKMARKFRSESSEKQAAKARQTQRMIERLDVVDEPRKEWELRMEIASAPRSGSVVATLREAQVVLGDFAFGPASLQIDWADRVAITGANGAGKSTLLAALLGRLPLDSGHASLGSGVVVGEVDQARKLFHGSESLLEAFCAAVPETEPAEVRTLLAKFGLRADHVMRPATTLSPGERTRSALALLQGRGVNLLVLDEPTNHLDLPAIEQLESALDSYTGTLLLVTHDRRMLEAVRTTRRVEVAAGRLTEI, from the coding sequence ATGACTGCCACTCTCGTCGCCAAGGACCTCGCCGCCGGACACGGCGACCGCACTCTCTTCGCCGAGCTCGACCTCGTGGTCGCGCCCGGTGACGTGATCGGTCTCGTCGGAGTCAACGGCGCCGGTAAATCGTCGCTGCTCCGGCTGCTCGCCGGTCTCGACCAGCCGGAGGAGGGCGAGCTGCGGCTCTCCCCGCCCACCGCCACGGTCGGCCACCTGCCGCAGGAACCGGAGCGCCGCCCCGACGAGACCGTGCGCGAGTTCCTGGCCCGCCGCACGGGCGTCGCCGACGCCCAGGCCGCGATGGACACCGCCACGCAGGCCCTCGTCGACGGGGCACCCGGCTCCGACGACGCGTACTCCGAGTCGCTGGAGCGCTGGCTCGCTCTCGGTGGCGCCGACCTGGACGAGCGGGCCGAGGAGGTCGCCGCGGACCTGGGCCTCACGGTCGGACTCGACCTGCCGATGACCGCACTCTCCGGCGGCCAGGCCGCCCGCGCGGGACTCGCCTCGCTCCTGCTCTCCCGCTACGACGTCTTCCTGCTCGACGAGCCCACCAACGACCTCGACCTGGACGGTCTGGAACGGCTGGAGCGGTACGTCTCCGGGCTGCGCGCCGGCACGGTCGTCATCAGCCACGACCGTGAGTTCCTGATGCGCACGGTCACCAAGGTCCTCGAACTCGACCTGGCCCAGCAACAGATCAACCTGTACGGCGGCGGCTACGCGGCCTACCTCGAAGAGCGCGAGCGGGCCCGCAGGCACGCCCGTGAGGAGTTCGAGGAGTACGCGGACAAGCGCTCGGCACTTGAGGGCCGGGCCCTGATGCAGCGTTCCTGGATGGACAAGGGCGTCAGGAACGCCCGCCGCAAGGCCTCCGACTCCGACAAGATGGCCCGCAAGTTCCGCAGCGAGTCGAGCGAGAAGCAGGCCGCGAAGGCCCGGCAGACCCAGCGCATGATCGAACGACTCGATGTGGTGGACGAGCCCCGCAAGGAGTGGGAGCTGCGGATGGAGATCGCCTCCGCCCCCCGTTCCGGCTCCGTCGTGGCCACCCTGCGCGAGGCCCAGGTCGTTCTCGGTGACTTCGCGTTCGGGCCGGCCTCGCTCCAGATCGACTGGGCGGACCGGGTCGCCATCACCGGGGCCAACGGAGCCGGGAAGTCGACCCTGCTCGCAGCCCTGCTCGGCCGTCTCCCGCTGGACTCGGGGCACGCGAGCCTGGGCTCGGGTGTGGTCGTCGGCGAGGTCGACCAGGCGCGGAAGCTGTTCCACGGCTCGGAGTCGCTCCTGGAGGCGTTCTGCGCGGCCGTCCCCGAGACGGAACCCGCCGAGGTCCGTACGCTGCTCGCCAAGTTCGGCCTGCGCGCCGACCATGTGATGCGCCCCGCGACCACGCTCTCCCCGGGCGAACGGACCCGGTCGGCGCTCGCCCTCCTCCAGGGCCGCGGCGTCAACCTCCTGGTGCTGGACGAGCCCACGAACCACCTGGACCTGCCCGCGATCGAACAGCTGGAGTCCGCGCTCGACTCCTACACGGGGACACTGCTGCTGGTCACGCACGACCGCCGGATGCTGGAGGCGGTCCGCACGACGCGCCGCGTCGAGGTGGCGGCGGGAAGGCTGACGGAGATCTGA
- a CDS encoding Tex family protein, whose product MTTSIEGRIAEELGVRERQVKAAVELLDGGSTVPFIARYRKEATEMLDDAQLRTLEERLRYLRELEERRTAILESVREQGKLDEALEAQIRAADTKARLEDIYLPFKPKRRTKAQIAREAGLEPLASGLLDDPSRDPLAAAAAFVDADKGVADTAAALEGARAILTERFSEDADLTGELRERMWSRGRLMAKVRDGKEEAGAKFADYFDFAEPFTALPSHRVLAMLRGEKEDVLDLVLEPEEPSETPGPSSYENMVARRFGVNDRGRPGDKWLGDTVRWAWRTRILVHLGIDLRLRLRTAAEDEAVRVFASNLRDLLLAAPAGTRATLGLDPGFRTGVKVAVVDATGKVVATDVIYPHVPANKWDQSLAKLEQLAKAHDVDLIAIGNGTASRETDKLAGELCDKHPELKLTKVMVSEAGASVYSASAFASQELPDMDVSLRGAVSIARRLQDPLAELVKIDPKSIGVGQYQHDLSEVKLSRSLDAVVEDCVNGVGVDVNTASAPLLSRVSGIGSGLAENIVAHRDANGPFRSRKGLKDVARLGPKAYEQCAGFLRIRGDDPLDASSVHPEAYPVVRAMVKRTGSDVASLIGNTGVLRSIRADDFVDEKFGLPTVTDIIKELEKPGRDPRPAFKTATFKEGVEKIGDLASGMVLEGVVTNVAAFGAFVDIGVHQDGLVHVSAMSRTFVKDPRDVVKPGDIVKVKVMEVDIPRKRISLTLRLDDEAGAGAGAGSGGERGSAGERGGRPPRQRQGQGQGGSGARGGQAGGQGGQGRDRRGGGNGGGARQAPAAAPSNGAMADALRRAGLLNPGQGGKKR is encoded by the coding sequence GTGACGACGTCCATCGAAGGCAGGATCGCCGAGGAGCTCGGCGTACGTGAGCGACAGGTGAAGGCGGCCGTCGAGCTGCTCGACGGCGGATCGACCGTGCCGTTCATCGCGCGCTACCGCAAGGAAGCCACCGAGATGCTCGACGATGCGCAGCTGCGCACGCTCGAGGAGCGGTTGCGGTATCTGCGGGAGCTGGAGGAGCGCCGTACGGCGATCCTCGAATCCGTACGGGAGCAGGGCAAGCTCGACGAGGCGCTGGAGGCGCAGATCCGGGCCGCCGACACGAAGGCGCGCCTGGAGGACATCTATCTGCCGTTCAAACCGAAGCGGCGGACCAAGGCCCAGATCGCCCGGGAGGCCGGTCTCGAACCGCTCGCCTCGGGTCTGCTCGACGATCCGTCGAGGGACCCGCTCGCCGCGGCCGCGGCCTTCGTCGACGCGGACAAGGGGGTCGCGGACACCGCGGCAGCCCTGGAGGGGGCCCGTGCCATCCTCACCGAGCGTTTCTCGGAGGACGCCGACCTGACCGGTGAGCTGCGTGAGCGCATGTGGTCGCGCGGGCGGCTGATGGCCAAGGTGCGGGACGGCAAGGAGGAGGCCGGCGCCAAGTTCGCGGACTACTTCGACTTCGCCGAGCCGTTCACCGCGCTGCCCTCGCACCGGGTGCTGGCGATGCTCCGGGGCGAGAAGGAGGACGTCCTCGATCTGGTCCTGGAGCCGGAGGAGCCGTCCGAGACGCCCGGCCCGTCCAGCTACGAGAACATGGTGGCCCGCCGCTTCGGGGTGAACGACCGCGGGCGCCCCGGCGACAAGTGGCTCGGCGACACCGTGCGCTGGGCCTGGCGTACCCGGATCCTGGTCCACCTCGGGATCGATCTGCGGCTGCGGCTGCGCACCGCGGCGGAGGACGAGGCGGTGCGCGTCTTCGCCTCCAACCTGCGCGATCTGCTGCTCGCCGCACCGGCCGGGACGCGGGCCACGCTGGGGCTCGACCCGGGCTTCCGTACGGGAGTGAAGGTCGCCGTCGTCGACGCGACCGGCAAGGTCGTCGCGACCGATGTCATCTACCCGCATGTTCCGGCCAACAAGTGGGACCAGTCGCTCGCCAAGCTGGAGCAGCTGGCGAAGGCGCACGACGTCGATCTGATCGCGATCGGCAACGGCACCGCATCGCGCGAGACGGACAAGCTCGCCGGTGAACTGTGCGACAAGCACCCTGAGTTGAAGCTCACCAAGGTGATGGTGTCGGAGGCCGGCGCCTCCGTGTACTCGGCGTCCGCCTTCGCCTCGCAGGAACTCCCGGACATGGACGTGTCGTTGCGCGGCGCCGTGTCCATCGCGCGCCGCCTCCAGGACCCCCTGGCCGAGCTGGTGAAGATCGACCCGAAGTCCATCGGGGTCGGGCAGTACCAGCACGACCTGTCCGAGGTGAAGCTGTCGCGTTCACTGGACGCGGTCGTCGAGGACTGTGTGAACGGAGTCGGGGTCGACGTCAACACCGCGTCGGCGCCGCTGCTTTCGCGGGTCTCCGGCATCGGTTCGGGGCTCGCGGAGAACATCGTGGCGCACCGCGACGCCAACGGCCCGTTCCGTTCCCGCAAGGGCCTCAAGGACGTGGCCAGGCTGGGCCCGAAGGCGTACGAGCAGTGCGCGGGCTTCCTGCGCATCCGGGGCGACGACCCGCTGGACGCGTCCAGCGTGCACCCGGAGGCGTACCCCGTGGTCCGGGCGATGGTGAAGCGGACGGGGAGTGACGTCGCCTCGCTGATCGGCAACACGGGCGTGCTGCGGTCGATCCGGGCCGACGATTTCGTGGACGAGAAGTTCGGGCTGCCGACCGTCACCGACATCATCAAGGAGCTGGAGAAGCCGGGGCGCGACCCACGCCCGGCGTTCAAGACGGCCACCTTCAAGGAGGGCGTCGAGAAGATCGGCGACCTGGCATCGGGAATGGTGCTGGAGGGGGTCGTGACGAACGTCGCGGCGTTCGGCGCGTTCGTGGACATCGGGGTGCATCAGGACGGCCTGGTGCACGTGTCGGCGATGTCGAGGACGTTCGTGAAGGATCCCCGCGATGTCGTGAAGCCGGGTGACATCGTCAAGGTCAAGGTCATGGAGGTCGACATCCCGCGGAAGCGGATCTCGTTGACGCTGCGGCTGGATGACGAGGCGGGTGCGGGGGCCGGTGCCGGCTCCGGCGGCGAGCGCGGCTCGGCGGGTGAGCGTGGCGGGCGTCCGCCGCGACAGCGGCAGGGCCAGGGTCAGGGCGGATCGGGCGCGCGAGGCGGTCAAGCCGGCGGCCAGGGTGGCCAAGGGCGTGACCGGCGTGGCGGCGGCAACGGTGGCGGTGCTCGTCAGGCTCCGGCGGCGGCTCCGTCCAACGGGGCGATGGCTGACGCGCTGCGGCGGGCCGGGCTGCTGAATCCCGGGCAGGGCGGCAAGAAGCGGTAG